From the Pedobacter cryoconitis genome, one window contains:
- a CDS encoding DUF4142 domain-containing protein: MNYRKKMILIVCTAFVLQACNQSSKTESQGTSTLSADTVLDTHAADGKKNNSSKLKPEETSFIEQAAVGGLMEVETGNLTLQKTKLESVKNFAKRMVKDHTQANSELQTLASGMGIKLPGALPSAEQSHFDAMKQMMGNEYDQNYIDMMVSDHAKTIDLFNGASRFDNPELRSFALKMLPILNEHNRTAIQLDSLVKLKNTGPKGDDLPNVDKKHKN; encoded by the coding sequence ATGAATTATAGAAAAAAAATGATCCTTATTGTCTGTACGGCATTTGTCCTACAGGCTTGTAATCAGTCTTCGAAAACTGAAAGTCAGGGTACATCAACATTATCTGCTGACACGGTATTAGATACGCATGCTGCTGATGGAAAGAAGAATAATTCATCAAAGCTCAAACCAGAAGAAACTTCTTTTATAGAGCAGGCAGCAGTAGGTGGCTTAATGGAGGTTGAAACCGGTAATCTGACACTTCAAAAAACAAAACTTGAATCGGTAAAGAATTTTGCGAAGCGAATGGTCAAAGATCATACACAAGCAAATAGTGAACTTCAAACTTTAGCTTCGGGCATGGGAATTAAGTTACCTGGTGCATTGCCTTCAGCAGAACAAAGTCACTTTGATGCAATGAAGCAAATGATGGGAAACGAGTATGATCAGAATTATATAGATATGATGGTCAGTGATCATGCTAAAACTATTGATTTATTTAATGGTGCCAGCAGATTTGACAACCCTGAATTAAGATCTTTTGCTCTGAAAATGTTACCAATATTAAATGAGCATAACCGAACAGCTATTCAACTTGATTCTTTGGTTAAGTTGAAAAATACAGGCCCCAAAGGAGATGATTTACCTAATGTAGATAAAAAACATAAAAACTAA
- a CDS encoding DUF1345 domain-containing protein gives MNIARLDAHHKLYLSLIVALTVFVLCYGKMSASTQFILVWIGYAVTQLGLSWATIFIVHPLEMKKISKVQDNNRTLIFMFVLVAALMSLFVVVLLLKSTQHLTGSALTLHILLSIAAVMCAWALVHTIFVFRYAHLYYESKGKNLVKPATLGKEEDSSKYKEGLEFPEEKTPDYLDFTYFSFVIGMTFQVSDVEISSRRIRRLALMHSLVSFAFNTVIVALSINIISGLMTK, from the coding sequence ATGAATATAGCCAGGCTGGACGCTCACCATAAATTGTACTTATCGTTAATTGTAGCATTGACCGTTTTTGTATTGTGTTACGGTAAGATGTCGGCTTCAACGCAATTCATTTTAGTCTGGATTGGTTATGCGGTAACCCAGTTAGGACTTTCATGGGCAACTATTTTTATAGTACATCCCCTTGAAATGAAGAAGATTTCAAAGGTACAGGATAATAACCGCACCCTTATTTTTATGTTTGTATTGGTGGCCGCATTAATGAGCCTTTTTGTAGTCGTTCTTTTGTTAAAATCAACCCAGCATCTTACGGGATCTGCACTTACATTACATATTTTATTGTCAATAGCAGCTGTAATGTGCGCATGGGCATTAGTGCATACTATATTTGTGTTCAGATATGCGCATCTTTATTATGAGTCAAAGGGAAAAAATCTGGTTAAACCTGCTACTTTGGGAAAAGAAGAAGACTCATCCAAATATAAGGAAGGATTAGAGTTTCCGGAAGAAAAAACTCCTGATTATCTTGATTTTACTTATTTCTCCTTTGTTATTGGAATGACTTTCCAGGTTTCTGATGTCGAAATCAGCTCGAGGAGAATTCGTCGCCTGGCTTTAATGCACAGTTTAGTCTCTTTTGCTTTTAATACGGTAATCGTTGCTTTGAGCATTAATATCATCTCCGGGCTCATGACTAAATAG
- a CDS encoding RNA polymerase sigma factor — MSSNDFNFRLYSYKDSLQSFAISFTRDMEDANDLVQDTMLKAINYSNHFKEGTNFKAWLYTIMKNTFINNYRRATKTNSIMTVTDEITSDKLHFSASVNDSDGKFVMEDIYKALSKLQPEYYIPFLKYFEGFKYHEIAEQLEIPIGTVKTRIHIARQLLKKSLKMHSDNFMRRTN, encoded by the coding sequence ATGAGTAGCAACGACTTTAATTTTCGACTTTACAGTTACAAGGATTCTTTACAATCATTCGCTATTTCTTTCACCAGAGATATGGAAGATGCGAACGATTTAGTACAGGATACGATGTTAAAAGCCATTAATTACTCCAACCATTTTAAGGAGGGAACAAATTTTAAAGCCTGGTTATATACCATAATGAAAAATACCTTCATTAACAATTACCGCAGAGCAACGAAAACTAATTCTATCATGACAGTGACTGATGAAATCACTTCAGATAAATTGCACTTCAGTGCCTCGGTAAATGATAGTGATGGAAAGTTTGTTATGGAAGACATTTACAAAGCACTTTCTAAATTACAGCCCGAGTATTATATTCCCTTCCTTAAGTATTTTGAAGGTTTCAAATATCATGAAATTGCTGAACAACTGGAAATTCCAATTGGTACAGTTAAAACGAGAATACATATTGCGAGACAGCTTCTTAAAAAAAGTTTAAAGATGCATAGCGATAATTTTATGCGCAGAACTAATTAA
- a CDS encoding DEAD/DEAH box helicase, whose translation MADIPNLFETAKNPSDTYIITDFKPTLFNTVFILKHSSAQADTTAPSYFNLVPRHISIGYASFFNNSSAIKFPQVNVRLHQNDLILSCRCPAIKNRLCEHQMQVLFNLIERPELRVFFDQQLRHEKIRTFAIAYGLENESPDDLFTLEYANKKFEIIPVIKDLLPITKENNNLLKELLLPKPGLPFLKHNPIEEDTNKILVLKQHRYYSHFQADLLECTLTATGKIKNPLKQLNAMDYIWATENPEELKFYTAISKFQQNYETAQAEADINGLKALVKNPLELDVFYHDPKISPNLTISSITPVNLKSLQLDIRLAVNLTNGFYTISGELILENKAYDLKLLNIKFGYFIFYNGTLYLIDNPDFLRVVDFFRQNNNHLVIHESKYAEFKEDILSKLENKIHINYSYLKPATHEQLKETHFDQSTEKIIYLSDSENYVLITPVMKYGNIEVPVLSRKQIHAADHAGNIFTVTRDEQEELQFISSMTRQHPHFEEQLDKDCFYLHKKRFLDEGWFLAAFEEWHQQNITILGFNQLKGNHVNPNKAKITIAVNSGLNWFDTAFEVAFGNQKVPLKHLHRSIRNKSKFVKLGDGTMGLLPQEWIDRLTKYFNAGEVVDESIRTPKVNFTEITDLYEDEVLSAEVKLELSAYKAKIADFKNIKKVEIPAALNATLRDYQKEGLNWLNFLDEFNFGGCLADDMGLGKTIQIIAFILSQRNKGHQNTNLIVVPTTLIFNWQAEIAKFAPDLKIHTIYGADRIKDYEDFSNYEIILTSYGTLLYDISWLKNYYFNYIFLDESQTIKNPDSLRYSAVRLLQSRNKIAITGTPIENNTFDLYGQLSFACPGLLGSKQYFRDHYSSPIDKFKDTRAATNLKKKVSPFILRRTKKEVASELPDKTEMVIYCEMGTTQKNAYDACKNEYKKFLLSEKDDHAEKHTLHILKGLTQLRQICNSPALLKDNLLHGATSSKITTLMEEIDSHSPQHKILVFSQFVTMLDLIKKELEHKEIPFEYLSGKTTNREKKVENFQQNDNIRVFLISLKAGGTGLNLTQADYVYLVDPWWNPAVENQAIDRCYRIGQKKNVVAIRLICPDTIEEKIMKLQETKKELVNDIIQTDTTLLKSLSKADLIELFS comes from the coding sequence ATGGCCGACATCCCCAACCTATTTGAAACCGCTAAAAACCCATCTGACACCTATATAATCACTGATTTTAAGCCTACTCTCTTCAATACCGTTTTTATCTTAAAACATAGTTCCGCACAGGCCGATACTACAGCACCAAGTTATTTTAATCTCGTACCCCGGCACATTTCTATAGGTTACGCCTCTTTTTTCAATAATAGCAGTGCCATTAAGTTCCCGCAAGTCAATGTCCGGCTTCATCAAAACGACTTAATTTTATCCTGCCGATGCCCTGCCATTAAAAACAGACTATGTGAACACCAGATGCAGGTACTCTTTAACCTGATAGAGCGACCAGAACTCCGTGTCTTTTTTGACCAGCAGCTCAGACATGAAAAAATAAGGACATTCGCCATTGCCTATGGCCTGGAGAATGAAAGCCCTGATGATTTGTTTACCCTTGAATACGCCAATAAGAAATTCGAGATTATTCCGGTGATCAAAGATCTGCTTCCCATCACAAAAGAGAATAATAACCTCCTCAAAGAGTTGCTCTTACCAAAACCCGGGCTTCCATTCTTAAAACATAACCCCATAGAAGAAGACACCAATAAGATTCTTGTTTTAAAACAGCACCGCTATTACTCCCATTTCCAGGCAGACTTACTGGAATGCACACTAACAGCGACCGGTAAAATAAAAAATCCATTGAAGCAATTGAATGCAATGGATTACATATGGGCTACCGAGAATCCGGAAGAATTAAAATTCTATACGGCAATCTCCAAATTCCAGCAGAATTATGAAACTGCTCAGGCAGAGGCTGATATCAATGGACTAAAAGCCCTCGTGAAAAACCCTCTTGAATTAGATGTCTTTTACCACGACCCTAAGATCTCCCCTAACCTGACTATCAGTTCCATCACTCCTGTCAATCTCAAAAGCCTTCAACTCGATATCCGTCTGGCTGTAAACCTGACCAATGGCTTCTATACGATCTCAGGTGAGTTGATTTTAGAAAATAAAGCTTACGACCTTAAGTTGCTTAACATAAAATTCGGCTACTTTATCTTTTACAACGGCACCCTGTACCTCATCGATAACCCGGATTTCCTGAGAGTTGTGGACTTCTTTAGACAGAACAACAATCACCTGGTGATCCACGAATCAAAATATGCGGAATTCAAAGAAGATATACTTTCCAAACTGGAGAACAAAATCCATATCAATTACTCTTACCTGAAACCCGCCACGCACGAACAATTAAAAGAAACCCACTTCGATCAGTCCACAGAAAAGATAATTTATCTCTCAGACTCCGAAAACTATGTTTTAATTACCCCCGTGATGAAATATGGGAATATTGAGGTTCCCGTCCTGTCCAGAAAGCAAATCCATGCCGCAGACCATGCCGGCAATATATTTACCGTAACCCGTGACGAACAAGAAGAGCTTCAGTTTATCTCTTCCATGACCCGTCAGCATCCCCACTTTGAAGAGCAGCTCGACAAAGATTGCTTTTACCTGCATAAAAAACGTTTCCTCGACGAAGGATGGTTCCTTGCCGCCTTTGAAGAATGGCATCAGCAGAACATCACCATACTGGGCTTCAACCAACTTAAAGGCAACCACGTCAATCCTAACAAGGCAAAAATAACCATAGCCGTTAACAGTGGCCTCAACTGGTTTGACACCGCATTCGAAGTCGCGTTCGGCAACCAGAAAGTACCGCTCAAACACCTGCACAGATCAATCAGGAACAAAAGCAAATTTGTAAAACTCGGTGACGGCACGATGGGCCTGCTCCCTCAGGAATGGATTGACCGCCTGACCAAATACTTCAATGCCGGAGAGGTCGTAGACGAATCCATCCGTACCCCGAAAGTAAACTTCACTGAGATCACAGACCTTTACGAAGACGAGGTATTGTCGGCAGAAGTAAAGCTGGAATTAAGCGCCTATAAAGCAAAGATTGCAGACTTTAAGAACATCAAAAAAGTAGAAATTCCGGCTGCCCTGAATGCAACCCTTCGTGACTACCAGAAAGAGGGCCTGAACTGGCTGAACTTCCTCGATGAATTTAACTTCGGCGGCTGTCTGGCAGATGATATGGGTTTGGGGAAAACCATTCAGATCATTGCATTTATACTATCCCAGCGCAACAAAGGCCACCAAAACACGAACCTTATTGTCGTACCCACCACCCTGATCTTTAACTGGCAGGCAGAAATAGCGAAATTTGCCCCCGACCTTAAAATACATACCATTTACGGTGCAGACCGGATAAAAGACTACGAAGACTTCAGCAATTACGAAATCATTCTGACCTCTTATGGCACCCTTCTTTATGATATAAGCTGGCTAAAAAACTACTACTTTAATTACATCTTCCTGGATGAATCCCAGACCATAAAAAACCCCGATTCCTTGCGTTACAGCGCAGTCCGTTTACTTCAATCCAGAAATAAGATTGCCATAACCGGTACCCCGATCGAGAATAATACCTTTGACCTTTACGGACAATTGTCCTTTGCCTGTCCCGGACTGCTCGGCAGTAAACAATACTTCAGGGATCATTACTCCTCCCCGATTGATAAATTCAAAGATACCCGTGCAGCTACCAACCTGAAGAAAAAAGTGAGTCCCTTTATCCTGCGCAGAACAAAAAAAGAAGTCGCCTCAGAACTCCCGGACAAAACCGAGATGGTGATCTACTGTGAAATGGGAACCACTCAAAAAAATGCCTACGATGCCTGCAAAAACGAGTACAAGAAATTCCTGCTATCCGAAAAAGACGATCACGCAGAAAAACACACCCTACATATCCTCAAAGGCTTAACCCAGCTCAGACAGATCTGTAACTCACCTGCCCTGCTCAAAGACAATCTCCTTCACGGTGCTACCTCTTCTAAAATCACGACGCTGATGGAAGAAATAGACAGTCACTCCCCCCAGCATAAAATCCTGGTATTCTCACAATTCGTGACGATGCTTGACCTGATCAAAAAAGAACTGGAACACAAGGAAATCCCTTTTGAATACCTCAGCGGAAAAACGACAAACAGAGAAAAGAAAGTAGAAAACTTCCAGCAGAATGACAACATACGTGTTTTCCTCATTAGTCTGAAAGCAGGTGGAACCGGCCTTAACCTTACCCAGGCAGACTACGTATACCTCGTAGACCCCTGGTGGAACCCAGCCGTAGAAAACCAGGCCATAGACCGCTGTTACCGGATCGGTCAGAAAAAAAACGTAGTGGCTATCAGATTAATCTGTCCAGACACCATTGAAGAAAAGATTATGAAACTTCAGGAAACAAAAAAGGAACTCGTTAACGACATCATACAAACCGATACCACCCTATTAAAGTCACTATCAAAAGCTGACCTTATCGAACTATTCAGCTAA
- a CDS encoding DUF4249 domain-containing protein, with the protein MMRRNISVFCLLILPFIFSACEKVIDVKLDGSAIQIVIEGEVTANAGPYQVSVSETKDFSGDNNFVGRNDAVVEIKDVTAGITETLTNKSAGVYATGALQGVAGHTYQMTVKLSGKTYVATSTIPLKAVKVDKLYAKHFELDNDKIFMVPVFTDPVGKGNYYRIRQWVNSVLVKGSFVRNDDATDGRTFDNELYYETDKKFGNPLINNGDLMRVELQCIDKGTYDYYRTLNATIGQETDNPANPLSNISGGALGVFNACQSTNISAIAKF; encoded by the coding sequence ATGATGAGACGCAATATTAGTGTTTTCTGTTTATTGATATTACCGTTTATTTTCAGTGCTTGTGAAAAAGTGATTGATGTAAAACTGGATGGTTCGGCCATTCAAATCGTAATTGAGGGTGAGGTTACTGCCAATGCGGGACCTTACCAGGTGAGTGTTTCGGAGACGAAAGATTTTAGTGGTGATAATAATTTTGTAGGCCGCAATGATGCAGTAGTTGAGATTAAGGATGTAACTGCCGGAATTACTGAAACGTTAACGAATAAGAGTGCTGGTGTTTATGCAACAGGTGCGTTGCAGGGGGTAGCGGGCCATACTTACCAGATGACTGTAAAGTTGAGTGGCAAGACTTATGTAGCGACTTCTACGATTCCTTTAAAGGCGGTTAAGGTGGATAAGCTTTATGCGAAGCATTTTGAGCTGGATAATGATAAGATTTTTATGGTGCCTGTGTTCACTGATCCGGTGGGCAAGGGAAATTATTACAGAATCAGACAGTGGGTAAATAGTGTTTTGGTAAAGGGTTCTTTTGTACGCAATGATGATGCAACCGATGGCAGGACTTTCGATAACGAGCTTTATTATGAGACGGATAAGAAGTTTGGTAATCCTTTGATTAATAATGGTGATTTAATGCGGGTGGAGTTGCAGTGTATTGATAAGGGGACTTATGATTATTACAGGACTTTAAATGCAACTATTGGTCAGGAAACGGATAATCCTGCGAATCCGCTGAGTAATATTTCTGGTGGTGCTTTGGGGGTGTTTAATGCTTGTCAGTCTACAAATATAAGTGCTATAGCTAAATTTTAA
- a CDS encoding TonB-dependent receptor, translating to MTIKALYLIPLLIFLTTFKISAQTKHTISGYVKDAQTGEQLIGTTIRVEGVSNVSTTSNEYGFFSLTTQSGLYKLLIGSVGYIIDTRTINLDKNIQLKISLVPQDNNLSEVVISAAPKDERVKSAKMGVEKLSMKEIDRVPVLFGERDLIKVVQLLPGVKSAGEGNSGFFVRGGAADQNLILLDEAIVYNPSHLLGFFSTFNSDAIKDVTLYKGNTPAQYGGRLSSVMDVKMNEGNNQKLSVNGGIGIIASRLTVEGPIVKNKGSFLISARRTYVDAFLKASSDTVIKKSALYFYDLNLKANYQFGEHDKVFLSGYLGQDKLGLGGLFGLDWGNKTATLRWNHQFSPKLFSNTSLIYSDYRYNIDLTNSSSFNGRITSQIKDWNLKEEFSFYPNTNNTWKFGVNSIYHTIKPGEYSGDFTLQSQAYTHSWENAAYVSNEWKASDRLKVEYGVRVSAFSVLGGDNNFYTLNDAGAIADTLHYDKGKIVKTYLNLEPRFSAAYQLNTVSSLKAAYGRNTQSIHQLSNSATSSPTDKWVATNNIIKPETSDQVSLGYFRNLKDNVFEFSAETYYKVMNNQVDYRDGANIRSNDPIEPQLLFGKGRAYGIELLLRKKTGRLTGWIGYTLSRSEKMIDGINNGDWYAARQDRTHDLSVVGMYEVNKKWSLSATFVYYTGNAVSFPSGKYYSDNQVVFLYTQRNAYRMPAYHRLDLSATCKLKERKNFSSELAFGLYNAYGRENAYAITFRDNPDDRSRTQAVQTSLFRFVPSFSYNFKF from the coding sequence ATGACTATAAAAGCACTGTACCTTATACCTTTGCTGATTTTTCTAACTACTTTTAAGATCAGCGCGCAAACGAAACATACCATTAGCGGTTATGTGAAAGACGCCCAGACGGGTGAACAATTAATTGGCACGACAATCAGAGTGGAGGGAGTCTCTAATGTCTCCACAACTTCCAATGAATATGGGTTTTTCTCCCTGACCACGCAAAGCGGGCTTTATAAATTACTGATTGGTTCTGTGGGTTATATCATTGATACCAGAACAATCAATCTGGATAAAAATATACAGCTTAAAATTTCTTTGGTTCCTCAGGATAACAATCTTTCTGAGGTGGTGATCTCAGCAGCGCCCAAGGATGAGCGTGTGAAGTCTGCAAAAATGGGGGTTGAAAAACTGAGCATGAAAGAGATTGACAGGGTTCCTGTTCTTTTTGGAGAACGGGATCTGATCAAAGTGGTACAGCTTTTACCGGGTGTAAAGTCGGCGGGAGAGGGAAACAGTGGCTTCTTCGTTAGGGGTGGTGCTGCGGATCAGAACCTGATTTTACTGGATGAGGCTATCGTTTATAATCCTTCGCATTTACTGGGTTTCTTTTCTACGTTCAATTCGGATGCGATTAAGGATGTGACCTTGTATAAGGGAAATACGCCTGCACAGTATGGTGGACGTTTGTCTTCGGTGATGGACGTGAAGATGAATGAGGGGAATAACCAGAAGTTGAGTGTGAATGGTGGAATTGGGATCATTGCTTCGAGGTTAACGGTTGAAGGGCCTATTGTAAAGAATAAGGGTTCTTTTTTAATCAGTGCCAGACGTACTTATGTGGATGCTTTTTTAAAAGCGAGCAGTGACACGGTAATCAAAAAGAGTGCTTTGTACTTTTATGATTTAAATTTGAAGGCTAATTACCAGTTTGGGGAACATGATAAGGTTTTCTTATCTGGCTATCTTGGACAGGATAAGTTAGGTCTTGGTGGGTTATTCGGCCTGGATTGGGGAAATAAAACGGCTACTTTAAGGTGGAATCATCAGTTCAGTCCTAAGTTATTCTCTAATACCTCATTAATTTATAGTGATTACCGTTATAATATTGATTTGACAAATTCTTCTTCGTTTAATGGAAGGATCACTTCTCAGATCAAGGATTGGAATTTAAAAGAGGAATTCAGTTTCTATCCGAATACGAATAATACGTGGAAGTTTGGGGTGAATTCTATTTATCATACGATTAAACCAGGTGAGTATAGTGGCGATTTTACTTTGCAGAGCCAGGCTTATACGCATAGTTGGGAAAATGCGGCTTATGTAAGTAATGAGTGGAAGGCTTCTGATCGTTTGAAAGTTGAATATGGGGTACGCGTGAGTGCTTTCTCTGTTTTAGGTGGTGATAATAATTTTTATACGCTGAATGATGCTGGTGCGATTGCGGATACGCTTCATTATGATAAGGGAAAAATTGTAAAGACTTACCTGAATTTAGAGCCGAGATTTTCTGCGGCTTATCAGCTGAATACAGTTTCTTCTTTGAAGGCTGCTTATGGTAGAAATACACAGTCTATTCACCAGTTGTCGAATTCTGCAACGAGCAGTCCAACAGATAAATGGGTAGCTACCAATAATATCATCAAACCGGAGACTTCTGACCAGGTTTCGCTGGGTTATTTTCGTAATCTGAAGGATAACGTTTTTGAGTTCAGTGCGGAAACGTATTATAAGGTGATGAACAACCAGGTGGATTACAGGGATGGGGCAAACATCAGAAGTAATGATCCGATTGAGCCTCAGCTTTTATTTGGTAAGGGCAGGGCTTATGGGATTGAGTTGTTGTTACGTAAAAAAACAGGTCGTTTGACGGGCTGGATTGGTTATACTTTATCGCGTTCTGAAAAAATGATCGACGGGATTAATAATGGGGATTGGTATGCTGCCAGACAGGATAGAACGCATGATCTTTCAGTTGTTGGAATGTATGAGGTGAATAAGAAGTGGTCGCTTTCGGCAACTTTTGTTTATTATACGGGCAACGCGGTTTCTTTCCCGAGTGGTAAGTATTATTCGGATAACCAGGTGGTTTTCTTGTATACGCAGCGTAATGCTTACCGTATGCCTGCTTATCACCGGTTGGATCTGAGCGCGACGTGCAAATTAAAGGAGCGTAAGAATTTTTCTTCTGAGCTGGCTTTTGGGTTGTATAATGCTTATGGGCGTGAGAATGCTTATGCGATTACTTTCCGCGATAATCCTGATGATCGTTCCCGTACACAGGCTGTACAGACTTCTTTGTTCAGGTTCGTTCCTTCTTTTTCTTACAACTTTAAATTTTAA
- a CDS encoding FHA domain-containing protein yields the protein MFDFFKKNKGDAPLDAKGLRDEILQFIKEELQQLDGGEGKYLKALELFVRVRAEELFNYETALYSAAPEKFQEEVQRIADNFALDLPEGWKLVVHYVTEFPEGVIQRAQLKVGLILKSSGSPVMVSETSLTASLKVITGRAEQGIYVIEAGKGRINIGRESSVQGSDGSLRLNTIAFPAEAQESNKYISRRHAHLEWDEQQACFKLYADEGGVPPGNKTKIRTAKDETTHKLNSTQVGYILKTGDQIILADVAVLEFTTV from the coding sequence ATGTTTGATTTTTTCAAGAAGAATAAGGGCGATGCACCTTTAGATGCCAAGGGTTTAAGGGATGAGATTTTGCAGTTTATTAAAGAAGAGTTGCAGCAACTGGATGGTGGAGAGGGAAAGTATTTAAAAGCGCTGGAGCTTTTTGTAAGGGTGAGAGCGGAAGAGTTGTTCAACTATGAGACTGCTTTATATAGTGCTGCACCGGAAAAGTTTCAGGAAGAAGTACAGCGTATTGCTGATAATTTTGCTTTGGATCTTCCTGAAGGGTGGAAGTTAGTCGTACATTATGTAACTGAGTTTCCAGAAGGTGTGATTCAGCGTGCACAGCTTAAGGTGGGGTTAATACTGAAAAGTTCTGGTTCGCCTGTTATGGTTAGCGAAACTAGCTTAACTGCAAGTTTAAAGGTGATCACCGGTCGGGCTGAACAGGGAATTTATGTGATTGAGGCTGGAAAGGGACGGATTAATATTGGCAGGGAAAGCAGTGTACAGGGAAGCGATGGGAGTTTAAGGTTGAATACAATCGCTTTTCCGGCAGAAGCTCAGGAAAGTAATAAATATATCAGCAGGCGGCATGCACATCTGGAATGGGACGAGCAGCAGGCTTGTTTTAAGTTATATGCTGATGAAGGTGGAGTGCCTCCGGGAAATAAAACTAAGATAAGAACAGCGAAAGATGAAACTACACATAAGTTAAATTCAACGCAAGTTGGATATATTTTGAAAACAGGGGATCAGATCATTCTGGCTGATGTTGCGGTGCTCGAGTTCACAACGGTTTAA